A region from the Pseudomonas sp. P8_229 genome encodes:
- a CDS encoding choline ABC transporter substrate-binding protein has translation MKGSPSLLLAAMLSLPLLAQAAEPAQCSTVNFSDVGWTDITATTATTSVVLDALGYKTKTTMISVPVTYKSLADGKNMDVFLGNWMPTMENDIKAYRDAGTVEVVRTNLKGAKYTLAVPQALYDKGLHDFADIAKFKKELDGKIYGIEPGNDGNRLIQSMIDKDAFGLKAAGFKVVESSEAGMLSQVDRAQKRDTAVVFLGWAPHPMNKRFKIQYLTGGDDFFGPDFGAATVATNTRKGYVTECSNVGQLLKNLEFTVDMESTLMGNILDDKMKPEAAAKAWLKKNPQVLDTWLAGVTTIDGKPGLEAVKAKLAQ, from the coding sequence ATGAAAGGTTCCCCGTCGTTGTTGTTGGCCGCCATGCTGAGTCTGCCGTTACTGGCTCAAGCTGCAGAACCCGCTCAGTGCAGTACCGTGAACTTCTCCGATGTCGGCTGGACCGACATCACCGCGACCACCGCCACCACTTCCGTGGTGCTCGACGCCCTCGGCTACAAGACCAAGACCACCATGATTTCCGTGCCCGTGACCTACAAGTCGCTGGCCGACGGCAAGAACATGGACGTGTTCCTCGGTAACTGGATGCCGACCATGGAAAACGACATCAAGGCTTACCGCGATGCCGGCACCGTCGAAGTGGTGCGCACCAACCTCAAGGGTGCCAAGTACACCCTCGCCGTACCACAAGCCCTGTACGACAAGGGTCTGCATGACTTCGCCGACATCGCCAAATTCAAGAAAGAACTCGACGGCAAGATTTACGGCATCGAGCCTGGCAACGACGGCAACCGCCTGATCCAGAGCATGATCGACAAGGATGCCTTCGGTTTGAAAGCCGCCGGCTTCAAAGTCGTCGAATCGTCCGAGGCCGGCATGCTCTCGCAGGTCGACCGCGCGCAGAAACGCGACACCGCCGTGGTCTTCCTCGGCTGGGCGCCGCACCCGATGAACAAGCGCTTCAAGATTCAATACCTGACCGGCGGCGATGACTTCTTCGGCCCCGATTTCGGTGCTGCGACCGTGGCGACCAACACCCGCAAGGGCTACGTCACCGAATGCAGCAACGTCGGTCAGTTGCTGAAGAACCTGGAGTTCACCGTCGACATGGAAAGCACCCTGATGGGCAACATCCTGGACGACAAGATGAAGCCTGAAGCGGCTGCCAAGGCCTGGCTGAAAAAGAATCCACAGGTGCTTGATACCTGGCTCGCTGGCGTGACCACCATTGACGGTAAACCAGGCCTGGAGGCCGTGAAAGCCAAGCTCGCACAGTAA
- the choW gene encoding choline ABC transporter permease subunit, giving the protein MLIDQKIPLGQYIAGFVEWLTQHGASTFDAIAVTLETMIHGVTFALTWFNPLVLIGLIALLAHFIQRKWGLTVFVIASFLLILNLGYWQETMETLAQVMFATLVCVVIGVPLGIVAAHKPMFYTVMRPVLDLMQTVPTFVYLIPTLTLFGLGVVPGLISTVVFAIAAPIRLTYLGIRDVPQELMDAGKAFGCSRRQLLSRIELPHAMPSIAAGITQCIMLSLSMVVIAALVGADGLGKPVVNALNTADIALGFEAGLAIVLLAIMLDRICKQPDAKAGGDA; this is encoded by the coding sequence ATGCTGATTGATCAGAAAATCCCTTTAGGCCAGTACATCGCGGGCTTCGTTGAATGGTTGACGCAACACGGCGCCAGCACCTTCGACGCGATCGCCGTGACACTGGAAACGATGATCCACGGCGTGACGTTTGCGCTAACCTGGTTCAACCCGCTGGTGCTGATCGGCCTCATCGCCCTGCTGGCCCACTTCATTCAACGCAAATGGGGGCTGACGGTGTTCGTCATCGCCTCGTTCCTGCTGATCCTCAACCTGGGGTACTGGCAGGAGACCATGGAAACCCTCGCCCAGGTCATGTTCGCGACCCTGGTCTGCGTGGTCATCGGCGTGCCGTTGGGCATCGTCGCCGCGCACAAGCCGATGTTCTACACTGTAATGCGTCCGGTACTCGATCTGATGCAGACCGTACCGACCTTCGTTTACCTCATTCCTACCCTGACCCTCTTCGGGCTGGGTGTGGTGCCAGGCCTGATCTCCACGGTGGTGTTCGCCATCGCTGCGCCGATCCGCCTGACCTACCTGGGCATCCGCGATGTCCCGCAAGAACTGATGGACGCCGGCAAGGCCTTCGGCTGCTCGCGTCGCCAATTGCTCTCACGGATCGAACTGCCTCACGCCATGCCGAGCATCGCTGCCGGCATCACCCAGTGCATCATGCTGTCGCTGTCGATGGTGGTGATCGCGGCACTGGTGGGCGCCGACGGACTCGGCAAACCGGTGGTCAACGCACTGAACACTGCTGATATCGCCCTTGGCTTCGAAGCGGGCCTGGCGATCGTACTGCTGGCGATCATGCTCGACCGTATCTGCAAACAACCCGACGCCAAAGCAGGGGGTGACGCATGA
- the choV gene encoding choline ABC transporter ATP-binding protein, whose amino-acid sequence MSIIRFEDVDVIFSKDPREALKLLDQGMTRNEILKKTGQIVGVEKATLDINKGEICVLMGLSGSGKSSLLRCINGLNTVSRGKLFVEHEGKQIDIASCTPAELKMMRTKRIAMVFQKFALMPWLTVRENISFGLEMQGRPEKERRKLVDDKLELVGLTQWRNKKPDELSGGMQQRVGLARALAMDADILLMDEPFSALDPLIRQGLQDELLELQRKLSKTIVFVSHDLDEALKLGSRIAIMKDGRIIQYSVPEEIVLNPADDYVRTFVAHTNPLNVLCGRSLMRTLDNCKRINGSVCLDPGGDSWLDLAEGNTIKGARQNGSVLNLQNWAPGQAVEGLERKPTLVDSNIGMRDALQIRYQTGNKLVLHDNNHVVGILGDSELYHALLGKNLG is encoded by the coding sequence ATGAGCATAATTCGCTTCGAAGACGTTGACGTAATCTTCTCCAAGGATCCACGCGAGGCGCTAAAGCTGCTGGATCAGGGCATGACCCGTAACGAGATCCTGAAAAAGACCGGGCAGATCGTCGGCGTGGAAAAAGCCACCCTGGACATCAACAAGGGCGAGATCTGCGTGCTGATGGGCCTCTCCGGTTCCGGCAAATCGAGCCTGCTGCGCTGCATCAACGGCCTCAACACCGTGAGTCGCGGCAAGCTGTTCGTCGAGCATGAAGGCAAGCAGATCGACATCGCCTCTTGCACCCCGGCCGAACTGAAGATGATGCGCACCAAACGCATCGCCATGGTGTTCCAGAAATTCGCCCTGATGCCGTGGCTGACAGTGCGCGAGAACATCAGTTTCGGTCTGGAAATGCAGGGCCGACCGGAAAAGGAACGCCGCAAGCTGGTCGACGACAAGCTCGAACTGGTAGGCCTGACCCAATGGCGCAACAAGAAGCCCGATGAACTCTCCGGCGGTATGCAACAGCGTGTGGGCCTGGCCCGGGCGCTGGCCATGGACGCCGACATTCTGCTGATGGACGAACCGTTCTCGGCACTCGACCCGCTGATCCGTCAGGGCCTGCAGGATGAACTGCTGGAGCTGCAACGCAAGCTGAGCAAGACCATCGTGTTTGTGAGTCACGACCTCGACGAGGCGCTCAAATTGGGTAGCCGCATCGCGATCATGAAGGACGGCCGGATCATCCAGTACAGCGTGCCGGAAGAGATCGTGCTGAACCCGGCGGACGACTATGTGCGCACCTTCGTCGCCCACACCAACCCGCTCAACGTGCTCTGCGGCCGCAGCCTGATGCGCACGCTGGACAACTGCAAACGCATCAACGGCTCGGTGTGTCTGGATCCGGGTGGTGACTCGTGGCTGGACCTGGCCGAAGGCAACACCATCAAGGGTGCACGGCAGAACGGTTCGGTGCTGAACCTGCAGAACTGGGCACCGGGACAAGCGGTGGAAGGACTGGAGCGCAAGCCAACACTGGTGGACTCGAACATCGGCATGCGTGACGCACTGCAGATTCGCTACCAGACCGGCAACAAACTGGTGCTGCACGACAACAACCATGTGGTGGGGATTCTTGGCGACAGCGAGCTGTATCACGCGTTGCTGGGCAAGAACCTGGGGTAA
- the betT gene encoding choline BCCT transporter BetT: MSSASLIKTPPEKVTVNGWVFYTSTALILLLTAILIIAPQEAGRLLGIAQAWLSRSFGWYYMVVIAAYLVFVVGLAFSSYGKLKLGSKDDTPDFSYGAWAGMLFSSGIGISLLYFGASEPLDHYFNPPEGAAATNMAARQAVQLTFLHWGLHGWAIYALVGLAVAYFAYRHNQPLALRSALYPLVGERWVKGAAGHAVDGFGMFVTLLGLVTNLGIGSLQVSSGLENLFGMEHSNTNLLIVIIVMSTVATIAAVSGVENGIRRLSNLNIVLFSGLLIFVLLFGPTLHLLNGFVQNIGDYLNGIVLKTFDLYVYEGDNAKSERWMGLWTLFYWAWWISWAPFVGMFIARISRGRTVRELVAGVLLIPLGFTLAWLSIFGNSALDLVVNHGAVELGKTALEQPSMAIYQLLEHYPASKVVIGVSIFVGFVLFLTPADSGAVMMANLSCKGGNVDEDAPHWLRIFWSVVITLVTIGLLFAGNFEAMQTMVVLAGLPFSVVLVFFMFGLHKAMRQDVQIEQEQAQLAERGRRGFSERLTQLDLQPSQSVVQRFMDKQVSPALEDATAQMRAQGLQVQTLLGKSKRCMGVRVEMEEGNPFVYEVSLDGYLATPTESAQSDEARQRYYRAEVYLHNGSQDYDLMGFTQDQITRDVLDQFESHRQLLGRVYS, from the coding sequence ATGAGTTCTGCCTCGCTTATAAAGACCCCGCCCGAGAAGGTGACGGTCAACGGTTGGGTGTTCTACACCTCTACCGCGCTGATTCTGTTGTTGACCGCCATTCTGATTATCGCCCCGCAAGAGGCCGGCAGATTGTTGGGTATCGCTCAGGCCTGGTTGTCGCGCAGCTTCGGCTGGTACTACATGGTGGTGATCGCCGCCTACCTGGTATTTGTCGTCGGTCTGGCGTTTTCCTCGTACGGCAAACTCAAACTGGGCAGCAAGGATGACACCCCGGATTTCAGTTACGGCGCCTGGGCGGGGATGCTGTTCTCGTCGGGTATCGGTATTTCGCTGCTGTATTTCGGCGCCTCCGAGCCGCTGGACCACTACTTCAATCCGCCGGAAGGCGCAGCGGCCACCAACATGGCCGCGCGTCAGGCGGTGCAACTGACATTCCTGCATTGGGGCCTGCACGGCTGGGCGATCTACGCACTGGTCGGCTTGGCTGTTGCGTACTTTGCCTATCGTCATAACCAGCCGCTGGCACTGCGCTCGGCGCTGTATCCGCTGGTCGGCGAGCGTTGGGTCAAGGGCGCTGCCGGTCACGCGGTAGACGGCTTCGGCATGTTCGTGACCCTGCTGGGGCTGGTGACCAACCTGGGGATCGGCTCGCTGCAAGTGTCGTCGGGCCTGGAAAACCTGTTCGGCATGGAACACAGCAACACCAACCTGCTGATCGTGATCATCGTGATGAGCACCGTGGCGACCATCGCTGCCGTGTCCGGCGTGGAAAACGGTATTCGTCGTCTGTCTAACCTGAACATTGTGTTGTTCAGCGGTCTGCTGATTTTCGTCCTGTTGTTTGGCCCGACTTTGCATCTGCTCAACGGCTTCGTGCAGAACATCGGCGACTACCTCAATGGCATCGTGCTGAAAACCTTCGACCTTTATGTGTACGAAGGCGACAACGCCAAGTCCGAGCGCTGGATGGGCCTGTGGACTCTGTTCTACTGGGCGTGGTGGATTTCCTGGGCCCCATTCGTAGGCATGTTCATCGCGCGTATTTCCCGTGGTCGTACCGTGCGTGAACTGGTCGCTGGCGTGCTGCTGATTCCACTGGGCTTCACTCTGGCCTGGCTGTCGATCTTCGGTAACTCGGCGCTGGACCTGGTGGTGAACCATGGTGCGGTGGAACTCGGCAAGACGGCGCTGGAACAGCCGTCGATGGCAATCTATCAATTGCTTGAACACTATCCGGCGTCGAAAGTCGTTATCGGTGTGTCGATCTTTGTTGGTTTCGTGCTGTTCCTGACCCCGGCCGACTCTGGCGCGGTAATGATGGCGAATCTGTCCTGCAAGGGCGGCAACGTTGACGAAGATGCCCCGCACTGGCTGCGAATATTCTGGTCGGTGGTGATCACCCTGGTGACCATCGGTCTGCTGTTCGCCGGTAACTTTGAAGCCATGCAAACCATGGTGGTGCTGGCCGGTCTGCCGTTCTCGGTGGTGTTGGTGTTCTTCATGTTCGGCCTGCACAAGGCGATGCGCCAGGACGTGCAGATCGAACAGGAGCAGGCGCAACTGGCTGAACGCGGTCGTCGTGGCTTCAGCGAGCGCCTGACTCAGCTGGATCTGCAACCGAGCCAATCGGTGGTGCAGCGTTTCATGGACAAGCAAGTCAGCCCGGCACTGGAAGATGCGACGGCGCAGATGCGTGCGCAGGGTCTGCAAGTGCAAACGCTGCTGGGTAAATCCAAACGCTGCATGGGCGTGCGCGTCGAGATGGAAGAGGGCAACCCTTTCGTCTACGAAGTGAGCCTGGACGGCTACCTGGCGACCCCGACCGAATCGGCCCAGTCCGATGAGGCGCGCCAGCGTTACTACCGCGCCGAGGTGTATCTGCACAACGGCAGCCAGGACTACGACCTGATGGGCTTCACGCAGGATCAGATCACGCGGGATGTGCTCGATCAGTTTGAAAGCCATCGGCAGCTCCTTGGCCGGGTGTACAGCTAA
- the betI gene encoding transcriptional regulator BetI has translation MPKVGMQPIRRQQLIEATLQAVDQVGMGDASIALIARLAGVSNGIISHYFQDKNGLIAATMRYLMNVLSENVTARRQALADSSPRAHLQVIIEGNFDASQVNGPAMKTWLAFWATSMHQPSLHRLQRINDHRLYSNLCCEFRRVLPLEDARSAARGLAALIDGLWLRGALSGDAFDTAQAQQIAYEYMDFQLAKQVS, from the coding sequence ATGCCCAAGGTCGGTATGCAACCCATCCGCCGCCAACAACTGATCGAAGCCACGTTGCAAGCGGTCGATCAGGTCGGTATGGGGGACGCCAGCATCGCGCTGATCGCCCGTTTGGCCGGTGTCTCGAATGGCATCATCAGTCATTACTTTCAGGACAAGAACGGCCTGATCGCCGCCACGATGCGGTATCTGATGAACGTCCTCAGCGAGAACGTCACCGCGCGCCGTCAGGCGCTGGCAGACAGCAGCCCACGGGCGCATCTGCAGGTGATCATCGAAGGCAACTTCGACGCCAGCCAGGTCAATGGCCCGGCAATGAAAACCTGGCTGGCCTTCTGGGCCACCAGCATGCACCAGCCGTCTTTGCACAGGTTGCAGCGGATCAACGATCACCGTCTGTATTCCAACCTGTGCTGCGAGTTCCGCCGTGTGTTGCCGCTCGAAGATGCGCGCAGCGCAGCGCGTGGACTGGCAGCGTTGATTGACGGCTTGTGGTTGCGCGGCGCGCTGTCGGGAGACGCTTTCGACACCGCGCAGGCGCAACAGATCGCTTACGAATACATGGATTTCCAATTGGCCAAGCAGGTGAGCTAG
- the betB gene encoding betaine-aldehyde dehydrogenase yields MARFELQKLYIDGAYSDAGSDATFEAINPANGEVLAKVQRATKEDVERAVVSAEKGQKIWAAMTAMERSRILRRAVDILRERNDELAALETLDTGKAFSETKYVDIVTGADVLEYYAGLVPAIEGEQIPLRDTAFVYTRREPLGVVAGIGAWNYPIQIALWKSAPALAAGNAMIFKPSEVTSLTTLKLAEIYTEAGLPNGVFNVLTGSGREVGTWLTEHPRIEKISFTGGTDTGKKVMASASASSLKDVTMELGGKSPLIICDDADLDRAADTAMMANFYSSGQVCTNGTRVFVPSHLKAAFEAKIVERVARIRIGNPEDENTNFGPLVSFPHMESVLGYIAKGKEEGARVLCGGERLTDGEFAKGAFVAPTVFTDCTDDMTIVREEIFGPVMAILSYETEEEVIRRANDTDFGLAAGIVTKDLNRAHRVIHQLEAGICWINAWGESDAKMPVGGYKQSGVGRENGISSLNNFTRIKSVQVELGDYVSVF; encoded by the coding sequence ATGGCCCGTTTCGAACTGCAAAAACTCTACATCGATGGCGCGTACTCCGACGCTGGCAGCGATGCCACTTTCGAAGCCATCAACCCGGCGAACGGTGAAGTCCTCGCCAAAGTGCAACGTGCGACCAAGGAAGACGTCGAGCGTGCCGTCGTCAGCGCTGAAAAGGGCCAGAAAATCTGGGCCGCGATGACCGCCATGGAGCGTTCGCGCATCCTGCGTCGCGCCGTCGACATCCTGCGCGAGCGCAACGATGAACTGGCCGCGCTGGAAACCCTGGACACCGGTAAAGCCTTCTCCGAAACCAAATACGTCGACATCGTTACCGGCGCCGACGTACTGGAATACTACGCAGGCCTGGTGCCAGCGATCGAAGGCGAGCAGATCCCGCTGCGTGACACCGCTTTCGTCTACACCCGTCGCGAGCCGCTGGGCGTGGTTGCCGGTATCGGCGCGTGGAACTACCCGATCCAGATCGCGCTGTGGAAATCCGCGCCAGCCCTGGCCGCCGGTAACGCGATGATCTTCAAACCAAGCGAAGTCACCTCGCTGACCACCCTGAAACTGGCCGAGATCTACACCGAAGCCGGCCTGCCAAACGGCGTGTTCAACGTTCTGACCGGCAGCGGCCGTGAAGTCGGCACCTGGCTGACCGAGCACCCGCGCATCGAAAAAATCTCCTTCACCGGCGGCACCGACACCGGCAAGAAGGTCATGGCCAGTGCTTCGGCTTCGTCGCTCAAAGACGTGACCATGGAACTGGGCGGCAAGTCCCCGCTGATCATCTGCGACGACGCCGATCTGGATCGCGCCGCCGACACCGCAATGATGGCCAACTTCTACAGCTCCGGTCAGGTCTGCACCAACGGCACTCGCGTGTTCGTACCGAGCCACTTGAAAGCCGCTTTCGAAGCCAAGATCGTTGAGCGCGTAGCGCGCATCCGCATCGGCAACCCGGAAGACGAAAACACCAACTTCGGCCCGCTGGTCAGCTTCCCGCACATGGAAAGCGTGCTGGGCTACATCGCCAAGGGTAAAGAAGAAGGTGCCCGCGTGCTATGCGGCGGCGAGCGTCTGACCGACGGCGAATTCGCCAAAGGCGCATTCGTTGCTCCGACCGTGTTCACCGATTGCACCGACGACATGACCATCGTCCGTGAAGAAATCTTTGGCCCGGTGATGGCGATCCTCTCCTACGAGACCGAAGAGGAAGTGATCCGCCGCGCCAACGACACCGACTTCGGCCTGGCCGCCGGTATCGTCACCAAAGACCTGAACCGCGCCCACCGCGTGATTCATCAACTGGAAGCCGGTATCTGCTGGATCAACGCCTGGGGCGAGTCCGACGCCAAAATGCCGGTCGGCGGTTACAAGCAGTCGGGTGTTGGCCGTGAGAACGGCATCAGCTCGCTGAACAACTTCACCCGCATCAAATCGGTACAGGTCGAGCTGGGCGATTACGTCTCGGTGTTCTGA
- the betA gene encoding choline dehydrogenase, whose product MSQEFDYIIIGAGSAGNTLATRLTEDEGVTVLLLEAGGPDYRFDFRTQMPAALAFPLQGRRYNWAYETDPEPHMDGRRMECGRGKGLGGSSLINGMCYIRGNAMDYDGWAKLPGLEDWSYLDCLPYFRKAETRDIGPNDYHGGEGPVSVTTPKAGNNPLFHAMVEAGVQAGYPRTEDLNGYQQEGFGPMDRTVTPNGRRASTARGYLDTAKKRSTLTIVTHALTDKILFEGKRAVGVRYLVGSAEERVEVKARKEVLLCSGAIASPQILQRSGVGPAKLLESLDIPVVHDLPGVGENLQDHLELYLQYACTQPVSLYPSLLWYNQPAIGAEWLFNGTGIGASNQFEAGGFIRTREEFEWPNIQYHFLPVAINYNGSNGVKEHGFQAHMGSMRSPSRGRIQAKSKDPRQHPSILFNYMATEQDWQEFRDGIRLTREIMQQPALDAFRGREISPGIDVQTDEQLDTFIREHAETAFHPSCSCKMGTDDMAVVDGEGRVHGMQSLRVVDASIMPIITTGNLNAPTIMIAEKIADKIRGRKPLPRSNAAYYVAGGAPVKGKPMRDITPVAQ is encoded by the coding sequence ATGTCCCAAGAATTCGATTACATCATCATCGGTGCCGGCTCGGCCGGTAACACCCTGGCGACCCGTCTGACTGAAGACGAAGGCGTCACCGTTCTGCTGCTCGAAGCCGGCGGCCCGGACTACCGTTTCGACTTCCGCACGCAAATGCCGGCTGCACTGGCATTCCCGCTGCAGGGTCGTCGCTACAACTGGGCGTACGAAACCGATCCGGAGCCGCACATGGACGGTCGCCGGATGGAATGCGGTCGCGGCAAAGGCCTCGGCGGTTCTTCGTTGATCAACGGCATGTGCTACATCCGTGGCAACGCGATGGACTACGACGGCTGGGCAAAACTGCCAGGTCTGGAAGACTGGTCGTACCTGGACTGCCTGCCGTACTTCCGTAAAGCGGAAACCCGCGACATCGGCCCGAACGACTACCACGGTGGCGAAGGCCCGGTCAGCGTGACCACGCCGAAGGCTGGCAACAACCCGCTGTTCCACGCCATGGTTGAAGCCGGCGTGCAGGCAGGTTACCCGCGCACCGAAGACTTGAACGGCTACCAGCAGGAAGGTTTCGGCCCGATGGACCGCACCGTGACGCCGAACGGCCGTCGTGCTTCCACCGCCCGTGGCTACCTCGACACTGCCAAAAAGCGTTCGACCCTGACCATCGTCACCCACGCCCTGACCGACAAGATCCTGTTCGAAGGCAAGCGTGCGGTTGGCGTGCGTTACCTGGTCGGCTCGGCTGAAGAGCGTGTTGAAGTCAAAGCGCGCAAAGAAGTCCTGCTGTGCTCCGGCGCCATCGCTTCGCCGCAGATTCTGCAGCGCTCCGGCGTAGGCCCGGCGAAACTGCTGGAAAGCCTCGACATCCCGGTCGTTCACGACCTGCCGGGCGTTGGTGAAAACCTGCAGGATCACCTTGAGCTGTACCTGCAATACGCTTGCACTCAGCCGGTTTCGCTGTACCCGTCGCTGCTCTGGTACAACCAGCCGGCCATCGGTGCCGAATGGCTGTTCAACGGCACCGGTATCGGCGCCAGCAACCAGTTCGAAGCCGGCGGTTTCATCCGTACGCGTGAAGAGTTCGAATGGCCGAACATCCAGTACCACTTCCTGCCGGTGGCGATTAACTACAACGGCAGCAACGGTGTGAAAGAGCACGGGTTCCAGGCGCACATGGGTTCCATGCGTTCGCCAAGCCGTGGTCGCATCCAGGCCAAGTCGAAAGACCCGCGCCAGCACCCGAGCATCCTGTTCAACTACATGGCCACCGAGCAGGACTGGCAGGAATTCCGTGACGGCATCCGCCTGACCCGCGAAATCATGCAACAGCCGGCACTGGACGCCTTCCGTGGCCGCGAAATCAGCCCGGGCATCGACGTGCAAACCGATGAGCAGCTGGACACGTTCATCCGCGAGCACGCCGAAACCGCGTTCCACCCGTCCTGCTCGTGCAAGATGGGCACCGACGACATGGCGGTCGTGGATGGCGAAGGTCGCGTGCACGGCATGCAGAGCCTGCGTGTGGTCGATGCTTCGATCATGCCGATCATTACCACCGGCAACCTCAACGCGCCGACGATCATGATCGCCGAGAAAATCGCCGACAAGATCCGTGGCCGCAAGCCACTGCCGCGTAGCAACGCTGCCTACTACGTCGCTGGCGGTGCGCCGGTGAAGGGCAAGCCGATGCGTGATATCACGCCTGTTGCTCAGTAA